The Molothrus aeneus isolate 106 chromosome 15, BPBGC_Maene_1.0, whole genome shotgun sequence genome includes a region encoding these proteins:
- the LOC136562850 gene encoding protein FAM133-like, whose translation MSTILKWFGREDKEKEEDRKEKEEKEKEKTEGEKEKEKQKRRKKEEEKQGDGEEDRSSSSSDSDSEEDQGIAKDDEKEDKD comes from the exons ATGTCGACAATCCTGAAAT ggtttgGACGGGAAGAtaaggagaaagaggaggacagaaaagagaaggaagagaaggagaaggaaaagactgagggagaaaaagagaaggagaagcagaagaggaggaagaaggaagaagaaaag cagggagatggggaagaggacaggagcagcagcagctctgacagtGACTCAGAGGAG GACCAAGGCATTGCCAAGGATGATGAGAAGGAAGACAAGGATTAG